CTGGAACCTGTAGGCACAGTTTAACTTGCTTGCCCTTTCTATTACCTGTGGGCCATCATCCTTAACATTGTGCACCAACACCTCACATGATTCCTTTCTGAGTGTTGATCCTGGCTGGTTGACAATCAATTTACTGTGCTTAAGAATAGTGAATATGTCTTTTATCTTCtattgcgcgctctctctctctctctctctctctctctctcacacacacacacacacacacacacagagggagaggggtgtgtggggagagatAGACTTAAACTTGTTTGGTTACTTAGTGGAAAGCCTGTATTTGAGCTGACGAGATGTTTCTAGCAGACATTCTCATACACATAATAAGCTGCTTTGAAACTCCTGTCACTGCTGTGAGCCCAGACAGTCTTCCTTTGTTTTCTGGAGGGAGGTGAAAGCAGGAGCTAATACCCAGAAGGGACATATACAGCTTATCTGATCAGAGGGGATGAAGGAATTGTGCACACAGTTGAAAAACAGGGTCCTCAGTCACGCAGGGTTTGGCTCTCTGCTACATAAATTCATGGGGAGACCTATACCAAACCAGCTTTATTGATAACAAACCTGCAGGGTTAGATCTTTTGAACTTCTGAAGAACaccaagaaagaaaaggaggaatcCTAAATGCCTGTCTTCTTGACAGGGTTCCTTACTGAGATTGACACATGTCTGTTTCCTATTTGGCTCCCTCGTGGGTCTGACTGCTTTGCCCAGGAAGGGGACTGTGATGATAAACCTACAGAAATTGTATTTGAAACCATTTTTTAGTAGCATTTGATCCGTCCTGCTTTAGAAATGTGGCTTCCTCAGTTACCTTCTCCACCCCCCTAGTAGATCTAGGAAGCCCACCTTTTGTGTGACCATCCTCACACCAAGGTCCTTTAGCAGTGCAGGCTGGTCTGATAGGGCCAATGGGGCACTGCCTCTCCTCcagtccccacctgcctgccctctTCCTTACCATGGGGAGGTACGGCCCATTAGCTTTCTTCGCTTTTGTCTTCAGTGTTGTCCTTGTAGAAGTCAGTAGGAAGAAGGATGCAGAAGCAATGaacattacagttgtacctcaggttaagaacttaattcgttctggaagtccgttcttaacctgaaactgttcttaacctgaagcaccactttagctaatggggcctcccgctgcgctgctggagcacgatttcggttctcatcctgaagcaaagttcttaacccgaggtaatatttctgggttaacagagtctgtaacctgaagcatatgtaacctgaagcatatgtaacccgaggtaccactgtatttggctctGACGCTTCCTACTCTCCTTCTCCCTGTATTCTACCCCTCAGTTCCCAATAGGCACCAGCCCTCATGCAGTGGGTGAAGTTTCTGTCTCCCTCTAGTTCACAGAATCCCTTGCTGCCCCATACAGCTTAGGGCCAGAcctgggtaggcaacctaaggcctgggggccagatacggcccagtcgccttctaaatccagcccgtggacactcctggaatcagtgtgtttttacatgagtagaacgtgtccttttaaaaaaaatgcacctcTGTGATATTcgcggggcctgcctggtgtttttacatgagtagaatgtgtgcttttatttaaaatgcatctctaggttatttgtggggcataggaaggttggcggttcaaatccccgtgaccgggtgagctcccgttgctcggtccctgcccctgccaacctagcagttcgaaagcacgtcaaagtgcaagtaaataaataggtaccgctctggcgggaaggtaaacggcgtttccgtgcgctgctctggttcgccagaagcggcttagtcatgctggccacatgacccggaagctgtacgccggctccctcggccaataaagcgagatgagcgccacaaccccagagtcggtcacgactggacctaatggtcaggggtccctttacacttaTGTTccttggaaaaggaaaaggaatgccTCTATAGCAAGCCAGCACTGAGAAATCAGCAGGTCTTGGAGATGTCTCCTGCATACATTCAATTTTGAAGGATGCAGAGGAACAAGGAGCACAAGGTCAAACTGCTTTCCCTCCCACCTGCCCTGCCAATATCTTGTCAGTTTGCATTCGTTAGTGCAGAAAGTTCCTTGATCTggtgtgtagagatctttcctattctacttaattcttctggaagcttctctgtgtgaaagaaacaagcagaaggttcatgatgttagggttattccttcagagaaactgaatacagctggcttaaactggttctcctacctctttctgtcaaggagccagggtttcactttctctttctatctcttttccttctggtgtggtgttctgcacATAGTGTCAATGTTTAGTCTTATTATGATtgattgtaagtttaagttaagtctgctgcaagtgGATtccttatggacagtgccaatcctgggtgtattggatttgtgaccattgtgCTCACTTGCCTTCAGTAGtaataaagctctgctggatgaaatacaattgcctctggcctattttttgggaatcctgcattgtgtttaagtttttactctgctaactatacattggaatctactctggatcaatagtGAGTAGAATGTCAGTGACATGTCTTATTCCTTGTGTGTACCCACAGGTGAGGATAAAAACAGGTTTGTTTGTCTTTTATCCAAGCAGCAATTAAAAtgaggcaattaaaatgttaaaagttaaataaaccttgtggagggaggagtgttaaggtatatagaattgtacatatggttgatttgaatatgttattattgattatggaTACCCAATATTTTCactgtttgttttttggttgttggtaaaatcAATCAACCAATCATCCATTCCACTAGGAACCACCCTGAAAGGAACAGGTCCCTCCAACTAGATTAATGAATAGAAAAATAATGGTGGTAATTTCTTGTCTGAGGATATGCAACATAAAGAGGAAAAACGGGAAGGGTCTAAAGGGAACAGATGAAGGAAAATATGTAGAATATGCATGTATGTATTGAAATTGTGGAAAgaacaaagtaaaataaaaggaaCAGGCCCCTCCATCGCCCCACTGTGACAGCCCTTCGAGTTGTACTTCTCCCTCCCTTAAAAGCTCAGGGAATGAGGATACCCGTCATCAAACTGCCACtgggtttattttattaaatagcaGAGAAGTTGGCAAAAGGCTGGAGTTGGCAAAAAGAGAACTGGCCTCCCAATCTCTTCAGCGATACAGGCAGGATTGGCTGGTAATGTATGTAAACGGTTGGAATTTGGCTGGAGACTTGAAAAGAAGTTGGGGGAAGTTCTCCACTGTTCAGGAGGGGGGTCAGCATCACCCGGGATGCAAAGATAGGTTGTATACTGGagggagggagtgtgtgtgtgtctcagagAGCGAGAGAAGGGCAGAGAGAACAGGCAATCATGCTCCTCTGTTAGAAAATGCCAATCATGCtatggggggtgggcagaggggGACTGGGCAGCTGGCACATGCTGTCAGAGGCAAAACAGGTACAGCCAGAGGCAAACAGGGCAGATCAGCCAACCAGAGGTCAGGTGAAGAGGTGCACAGCTGCTGAGCCTTCCTCTCTATGTACGACAATGAATTGCTACAGGGTCCAAGGGGTGGGCACAGTCCTTTCTAGCAAGAGCAGCTGCTGGACTGTGCAGGCGGGGTCTCATTCAGGGCAGTGTTCTTGTGGTTGTTGCTGGCCATGCCAGGGCTGGTGTCCAGGCTCTCGTTCATCTTCTCGCAGATTATGTCCACCAAGCGCTCAAAGACTTGCTTGACGTTGATGTTGTCCTTTGCACTGGCCTCAAAGAATTCAAAACCTGCGAAGGGGGGAAAGcattttgtaaaaaagaagaagagggggcCAGAGGAGCCCAGAAACTAAGAGCCCCgcgggatcaggcccatggcccatctaatccgacatcctgttctcacagtgaccaaccaaatgcctgcgGGAAACTCAAAGGCAGGGCCTTGCGAGCAACTcttccttcctgcagtttccaaaaactggttttcagaagtatGGCTAGTAGCCTTAGCCACTGTTGGAGGAAGGGGGATGGggcctgggtgtcatccctgagcaggggggactgttagaattcctgctccatggttgcagccatgggattgttgtctttcacatgatggtatatgttttgacaccacagagtgggaagtTATGGAGACAGgaagtttgtgttactgtgttccgtgaagcgggactattgtcctttgttctttttctctttgctgtctgatgctagagagagagagggagccatgttgcagtgctctctgtgtgtttatatgtaaataaagtagattagccaaaatgctgagttgtttGGGTTCTGTCacacaagctgcgaagactctgcagatccctaagtgtgccaatgtaggttggcatcggtcgctgtgatgttcgggcagaagaaagcttttgaagctcccgaacgatcgaccaggagggagggaacatggcagtcgggcatgtgtctctgccagggtcctactcgagtgtaggctgaactacTGACAGGGACATCGCTGCCCCGCTCTCCGGGACACTCGCACCATtctgggtgccggagcagctagctctgcctctggccttagcttccatgaatttgcctaaccaTCTCTTTAAGCCGTTCCAAGTTGTTGGCCGTCCCTGCCTCCTGTGCGAGAGAATTTCATGGTTCACTATGTGCTGCGTGACGAAATGCTTTGAGGGGTGGGGTGTTGAGGCAGGGGTCCGATCTAATCTGGAGCTGTGTAGATAGGAGGTCAGGACACACCTAGCTCATCTGCCAGCCTCTTGCCGTCCTCAGTGGGTATCACTCGGTCATCCTCCAGGTCACACTTGTTCCCGACTAGAATCACTTGCGCATTGTCCCATGAGTAAGTCTTGATCTGAGTTGCCCTGCGAGAGGGACAGAGAAGGCATTTAGGAGAAAGGGACTTTTTGATCTTGTAATTCTTTTTTTGTCAAACGCTTTGAGTTTGTTTCTTTACGGTCAAGTGGTATCTAAATAaatatagtaataatagtaataataataataataataataataataatataatatttatggctggtttccccagccactctgaattttgtgaaataaatacagtggtacctcgggttccatacgcttcaggttacagactccgctaacccagaaatagtacctcgggttaagaactttgcttcaggatgagaacagaaatcatgcggtggcggcgtggcggcagcaagaggccccattagctaaagtggtgcttcaggttaagaacagtttcaggttaagaacggacctccagaacgaattaagtacttaacccgaggtaccactgtaaatgaaaccACCCAACTCTAAAATCACACAACAGCACCGCTGCCCTTCACAACATCAATCTTGTGCAAAACAATAGTAATTTGGGCTAAAAAGAATGGGATTCCAGTTTCAGtgcctacagcagggatggggaatctgtggtcctccagatattgtttgtGTCctgctcccatcagacccagccagcacagattccccatccttggcctACAGAAACCACAGAACTGAGGGTTGTATGAGTATGGACGAGATCAGAATGAGCCATCAGCATGTACACATAATGCTCTCAGCTTTCCTGATCCCTGCTTCCAGCCACCCACACTGCCCTTGCCAGTCACACAATCCCTGACCACAGGGATCATGGAAGAAGCATGGCTGGCTTCTTGCTGTGGCCACTGTCCCAAGGGTGAAGGCTATCTGGTCTCCCCTACAagaagcttcctgtgttccaggaATAATCTCCGTAAATAAAGGTTAAATGGGTTTAAATAGATATACGTATATACATAgatgtatattattattttattatgaataCGTTGATAAGTTTAGGTAATAGGTTTATTAGCGTGAAAAGATGTTGAGAAGGACGGGAAGTCAAATTTATGTACTAAATTTATACTAGGAAGACTtatatatgcagtggtacctcgggttaagtacttaattcgttccggaggtccgttcttaacctgaaattgttcttaacctgaagcaccactttagctaatggggcctcctgctgccactgggcCCCAGAGCACgattttctgttcttatcctgaagcaagttcttaacctgaggtactatttctgggttagtggagtctgtaatctgaagcgtatgtaacccgaggtaccactgtatatttgttgGGATTTTTATTTTGATAAGTTTGATTTACAGGTTATAAAATGTCTTTGATGCATGGATGCAATTACggttaataaagcattaaaaaaagtaATGTAAAAGATGCTTTCAGGTAGCATATTGCATTGTCAAATGCGCCAACCAAACAAGGCTAAATGAACTCTTCAGCATGTAGAATGTAGACAGACATATCATTTGCCACAAGCTGTTTGTTTAAGAACGAATGGGAATAAACAGGCAAGAGCGCATGTGGTTTCTCTGTTTGGAAATTTAACAGGGGTGTTTAGCTATCCTGGTCTGGTGCAACAAACACTGCCAAGAGCCTTGTGGAACCGTAAGGGCTAACAGGCTTATTGTGGTTTCGAGCTTTCAGGGACTAGAGTCCTCTTCATCGGTGCTGGGCGTCATATGTACAGACACCACTCTTGAATGCTTTGAGGGATACAATAATTATTAAGGTAGATAAACTCCAGATGTTTCTCAAGGCAGACCTCAGACGTGAAACCGAGATGGGCTTGCAGCTAAGCAGCTGATGCCTGAAAGATCTCTGTCAACGCAACAAAACCTGAGCAGGCTTGCAACTCCTCCTGGGTGTGTCTGTGCAAGAGCTTTTGGGGCTTTAGTTATCAAGCCAGAAGTGACTGATTGCGGGATGCTGCAACTTTTAACCCGCAGTCCAACCCAACAAGTCTCTTCGTCGGCTTGGAGGACTAGCCGGGATCAGCAGAGGGGATGGCTCTGGTGCCGTGAGGATTTCATGCAGTTTGAGCCGTGGAGAAATCCCCATGCAGACCTGCCCCAGCAGGCTCTAAAAAGAGCTGCCTGCAATTCATTTCCCTTAAAAGGCCATCTGCAAAAAAGGGAATAAGTTTGAGGAACCTGGGGGTTGGAACCCTGGAACAGGGTAACCCAATGCTTTGCTCCATAGGCACAGGAAAGAAAGAAcgaaagtttggatttgatatcccgctttatcactacccgaaggagtctcaaagcggctaacaatctcctttcccttcctccccacaacaaacactctgtgaggtgagtggggctgagagacttcagagaagtgtgactagcccaaggtcacccagcagctgcatgtggaggagcggggaagcaaacccagttcaccagattacgtgtccaccactctgaaccactacaccacactggctcttcatgCATGCCAGGTCTTTACAGGTTTCAAGGCCTTTGCCATACATCCTATAACCTTATCCGACAGCAAGGGGACAATTGTATAGCGTATATTTcctacataagaagctgccttataaccaAGTCACACCATTGGCCCACATAGTTCAGTGGTGTCTACTCAGGCGGTCGGTGTCTCTTTGGAGCCTCAAACAGGGAAAGTTCTTCCCCAGCTCTGTTATCCAATATCCTGAACTGGAGACCTTTGGGTGCAAAGGATGCAtctcaccactgagctatggtgccTTTGGCCCACTGGAGAAGGGGCTTTGGCACTGAGCACTTCCATAAAGGCCTGTTCCATACATTTCCTGGGAACTGGGTGTGAGCAAGCAGAAGACCAAAGGGGTTGCACTGTAGCATTTGAATAAAGTTATCTTGATACAAAAGTAGAGAATCCGCTGGTCCATCCTGAGAGAAAGGACCCCAGGCACACCCTACTACACCTCTATCAGAAAACACACCCCCTTTTCTGCTTTAAAGGCACACAGGTAAGGTTGGAAATCCACACCCTGGGAAATAGGAAGACATGGATCCCAGTCTCATCCTAGGATTCTGTGCAGCGTTCCTTACCAGTCTTGTACAGCACTGAAAGACTCCTGGTTGGAAATATCATACATGAGTAAGAAGCCCATGGCTCCCCTGTAATAGGCTGTTGTTATCGTCCGATATCGCTCTTGGCCGGCTGTGTCcttagagaaagagaagaaggttATTTATGTACATGCCACTATTGCGGCCCAtgtttcgttagccccaaaatggaaaacgagcgaggccCCAACCAAAGGAaagtggcaacttaagttgacagagtatgtgcagcttgcagactgaacatatagaagaagagaacaagaagaacatacgtttagagaagattgggacacgtttattgaatgtatgggggaagattgtgtacacttgaaaacggcagcattaagataaatttcgacagtgtaaataagttttgatggatgtaataatggaatagtgaatggtttagtttatgtaaaatacgcagggatttatgatatgcaaaatgaaccacggaaagagaagaaggaaagtcactgatattttaaggatgtttaaatgagtattctaaattgtaaaacagaaaaattaataaaaattatatttaaaaaagagagagaaagagaagaaggttAGCCAGTAAGAATACAGTCTTTTCAGCCAAAATCCCCAGGAAGGATCCATCTCACTTCACCCACTGTAAGGAATCCTAAGAGCTCTACTGAATCAGatcaaacttaataataataatgataataattttgtaccctgcccatctgcctgggtttccccagccactctaggcggcttccatcTTGTCTGGCAACCTGTTTCTCAAAGTGGCAAGAAAATTTTTCAGGCTTTCCCCAAACACAACACCCTTCCCTTCCACCTACCCACCCAGAACCAGTTATTGCCTGACCAGCCATACACCTTCCAGACTGGTTTGTGGCTGAAAGATGATGCCATATGCACCCAGCTTTATACACCTGGCTTTTCGTAACTCCTCGAGAGGTCAGGCTTCTCATTTGGGGTGGGAatctatattttaattttaaGGCCACCATGTTTATTTGTGCATCACTGCGAGCCCTCTCTTGAGTGGAAAACATGACTCATAAATACATATAATAGAGCAGTAAAGGAATACACAATGATGACCAAGTGAGATATGGAGCAAGCGCTAAGGTCACACATAAAGCACAGATGCAGAAAGGCTGTGGAATGATAGCTCATCCCCAGCTGCTTAGCCTTGGAGACAAGAGTCGTCCCTGGTTCTTCCTGGACACCTGCTCCCCTGCAGCCCGGAGACTTGCCGTTACTGTGGAAACCAGAGCTTACTTTTCAAGGCTATGACATAGGTTTCCTTTCATGCTGACAGCAGGCTCAGGGGAGAGTTTCCATGATGGCTCTGATGTGCGTAAGGAGTGCCATTTGACTGCTATTAAAATTTAAAGAGGTGCAAAGCTTAATGGAGCATTTAAAAGGAAAGCGAGGGTTGCCGGATAGAGGCAGGTCTCTTACGAGGCACCACCCAAGGACCAAGAGTCAAGGAGATGCTCTGGGGAGGGAAGCAGACTTAGCTGGAAGGACAGCTGGGTGCCAAACAGCCAAGTCTTGATCAAAGAGATTCTCAGGATTGGAGATTTCTCCCCACTGCTGACCAGTTATCATGCCACAGTCCACAAAACAGTCTTCTAAAAAGCCATTCTGTCCTGTGGTTTTGTGGGGAATCCTTTGGGGCCCTTTGTggttgtatgttttcttttttctttatatttgTAGATGGTGAAAGAGTAATCCTACCCAACAACCAGCCATCTCCCCAATCCCAGAACGATCTCTGTGAAGCCCACC
This portion of the Podarcis raffonei isolate rPodRaf1 chromosome 17, rPodRaf1.pri, whole genome shotgun sequence genome encodes:
- the RAB3D gene encoding ras-related protein Rab-3D, giving the protein MASANDTRQAPKDAADQNFDYMFKLLIIGNSSVGKTSFLFRYADDSFTSAFVSTVGIDFKVKTVYRNEKRVKLQIWDTAGQERYRTITTAYYRGAMGFLLMYDISNQESFSAVQDWATQIKTYSWDNAQVILVGNKCDLEDDRVIPTEDGKRLADELGFEFFEASAKDNINVKQVFERLVDIICEKMNESLDTSPGMASNNHKNTALNETPPAQSSSCSC